tttgatattattttatttttaatttaaaattattcaatatatatatatatatatatatatatatataaattatgggtatagttttgttgaaatttctAATATCTAATAACTTAAAAGCCAAGGTCAAATTATCTTTTAGGTGGCTGCTAGCCGTTTATTCCTTacttagagaaaaaaatgaatttcacACAATTTCAGTTAGAAAATGAGCTCCATGCATCTCCTTTTATAGAGTCAAATGTCTATGTAGTACGGTCGATTCTCATCTCCTCAGAAGCCACCATATGTAGAACACTTATTTGTAATCGTTGAAATTTTCCCCAACCCAACAATCCCTCCAATTCTTCTGAAAGTATCCTCTTTGAGACCCTTTCAGTAATCTCTATATTCATTCAATCGGAGCATTTTCTCAAAACTTCTAATATTATAACCATGGCCGTAAACTCTCCAATAATAGATTGAATTACATCAAAAATTCATATAATCTCTAACTTTTTTTCACATTCATTTTATAACACCGTAGTGAATATCAGATTCAATTCTTAGATCCTTAACGTCGTTAGCATAttaattgataacaaaaaatgtcATCGTAAGTAGTTATACCTTGCTATTGACATCGAGGTTTAATATAGTAGAATTCCTTCAAAGCAAATCAGTTTCTAAACAACACATGATTGAACATCAATTGAGGTTTGAATattcacaatatatatttttaatgaatattatGAGCACCAAGTTTTGAATATCCAATTAAGTAttcagatgatgtgttattatgtgaattagtgttattttatagttaatttaaaatcacccatcacaaaataacatatcatataaatatttaatcaagtatttaaaattgggtatacataattttattgagctCGGTACAAGAAAATTTATAGTTTCAGAAGTAGTAGTAAAATCAGTCCGTCTCATTAAAATTAGTCCTGACCAACGCAAGAGCCAACGGAGAGTGGCTGAGAGCCAGGCGTCTGACTCCATCGACTGTATAAACTCCAATGCCGCTACACAAAGTTACACAAGAATCACAAACCGAAGGACAATGCGTCAGCTTATACACATTCAACCCCAACCTCTCAATCTTAAACCAGTTTTCCAATGTCTCAGCTCCAGGGTTTCCACTAATTCCGTCATTAGTTATGAACCACTGGCCCGTGCCGTTGTCATAGGCGTTAACCTTCCATACTGTTTCCTGGCTGCAAAGCCTTTCGGCCGCTGAAAACTTGATGTTTATGTCAGTGGATGCATAAAcaacttctttttcttcttctcgaGCGTATGAAAATTTCACTGGAAGACCCTTTAGCATTTCGACTTGTTCTTGGATAACGTCTATGAGCGGACACGTCTTGTTTCTGCCGTCATATAGATTCAGACCGCCGCAGTCTGGATTCGGGATTGCTGGCAGAAAAAAATATTCGGCGGCTGTAACGACGTTGTCACCACTGGAATCAAGCACCGGTTTCTCAGACTCGTTGTCTGTCATCCCTCCTGACGATGGTTTCGCGATGAAGGCGAAGAGGAGGATGGAGATTGTTAGAAGGggggttttcatttttattatgagAAGCTTTTTGATTTGTGCAAATTAATGAATGAAGAGCTTCAACTTTATAGAGTGACTGATATCGATCAACACCAGGGTGTACCCTTGGATTTGAACTTAGACAAACCAAGCTTAACATTGTGTCAGCTGAAGGTCAATTCGGTTTGAAAAGCTTGAGTTCAAGTTCGATTCAGTTTAAAGGGAGTTAAGCTTAAATTCGACTATAATACCAAGTCGAACTTAAGCTTATATCAACTTGGTACTGTAGCTAAGTCAAAATCAgttaaaacaacgttattttgatgtatattgattaaaataatctatttttaatcgatttaaatcaaacttttttatgCTTGCAAAGTTGACGAGTCAAACACCCTCAAGCTCTTGAgcttaacaatataaaatatttaggcTCAAGGTTGAGTTTACCTAAGACAAACTTGTTTCAAGCTCATTTGAATTGAGTTGGCAAACCAGTTTGAGCTAACTTggcttgaatccaaccttagtagggtggattcaaatcaaactaatttgagtttgagactaactcaaacttaaaatgAAGTCATAatactcaattcaaattcgagTTGTTCATAACGCTACTAGAGGctcattgataaaaaaaaatagtatcatcaaagataaatagtattaccaatgagataaataatattattaaatagataaataaatctATCCCAAATTGAACTGAAATTCTAACTTATAATCGACTTATTTGAACCAATCTAACTCAGATTAAATCCATGCCTACTCAACTGATCTTTTGCTACAAGGATAGttcatatttaaaacattgttgtttttgtttttattttctttttatcaaattttcttattaattttgacaAACCAACTCAATTGCAACCATGTGGATGTATATGTATTTGTTGAAGTTTCaacataaaatttcataaatcaattcaattagGTGCATGTAAATGAAGTTGTATATgtagaaatggaagaaaattctATCCGCGAGAATTtcgataaaactatatacattatattttgagtatttaattgaatatttagataatatattatcatattattgattgttagtttattattaattcaaaatcatttaatcatataataaaattatttgtatttctaattgtgtattcaaaactAGATGTACATACGTGTAGATTGTTGGTAAGAGATTTTTCATGTACTTATTCTCCAACTTCAACCATGCTCCCTCGATCGATAGTGTTTCCAAAATCTCTTGTAGTATATCGTTGCTTAAACACAATTACTAGATCGATGCAAGGACCTTGTTATCCATATCATCCCATTCATTATCTTCCATTTTCTCAGGTTTATTTGTTTCCTCGCGCAGTGCCTTCTTGGCACCTTAATTGGGCATGATTGATCATCATTCCAACATACCAACCAGCAAAACTTCTTGTATCTCGTCGAACTTCTCAATATCACCCTTAGAAGACGATGTTGATGTAGACACCATTAGAACATAAAGCTTTCATACCAACTTGCTATAAGCCCCAAAGAATAAATGACTAATGAAACACAAGAATACAAAATATTATGTGAAAAACCTAAatcgggaaaaaaaaaaaagaaccacgGGTTAAAAAATAGTAGTTGCAAAAAAATTTACTGAGACTAGAGAAAATTACAAGGTGAAGGAGAGACTATTTGTTTTCTCTATTTGCGCTCtaatttttgaccttttttgttCTATAGTCGCTCCAAATCTTACTTGCTCGTTCAAAAAACATCATATCTGCTCGTCAGTCGTCTCGCAATTTGCCTTGGCAATAGCCTTCTTAAGTTTTTTGAAAGCTTTTTCATAGCAAAAGAAACCCATAAACCAAAACTCAAAGTCATCTACAGTCACAATTTCTATGTATTTCTGCTCTGGCTTGTTCAAGTTCTCACTTTCATGAACATTCTTTATCTTCCTTATCGGTATCATCACCTGTAAAATAGAAAATGCGGCATTTCACCATATAGATCAATCACAATTATGTGAAACAAAAAAAGCTTTTAAGACTTTCATAGTTTCCAAGTACAAACTAGCATTGCAATCAAGCCAAACTGATTATTGTTGGACTCGTGTTTGGCTTTTTATGCAAGGTTTGCGCTCAAGTTTAACAAGTTTAAGAGTTGCAAGCTCAAGCTTAAGATCAAGATAAGttgagtttgactcaagttGGCCTTGAGATATTATACTATAAATGCACACACATAAATGCACAcaaatatacacacacacacgcacgcTCGTAAAAATTTTTGGACCCAAACATGAGGCTTGTCCATTTGACCTCAATTTTTTGTTCAGCTTTGGTTCGGTAAAAATTTTCGGCTTCTGACCTATTTTGAATGTGTCTATGTAACTTtaataaccttaaaaaaaaaaaaaagttgtgcAAGCCCTTGCATATttgaaaatcaataaatataccCTTGCtcataatgaatttttgggCTTTTTGGGCTCTATCACGCATTGGGCTTAAACAACTTCTGTTTAAACTTGAGCCCTATAATTTAATGGACAAATGTTTTTTTCAAGCCTATTCGAGGCTGAAAATCTGTTCGATTCGAAACTAAATTTTTTGAACTGAATAATCGTATCTTAGGTTTGCCCAGCCCAATTTACAGGTTTAAATCACTTCCCTTTATATTCAAAGTTCTATGTTGTGTTGTACGTGTTAATAATAAATGCCGAAGGCATAAGAagaaatttttcataataaaatataaagtttagctagtaaatataagattttgagGTATAAGTTCACGATTTTAAGTTGTTAGAGATATACTGATATTATATAACTCATTTCAGCTCTCTCAATGAGCTCAAGATAGTTGAGATTGAGTTTAACTTGATGATAACCTAATCACGTTTGACTCGTTTGCAACCCTAATACCATATTGGTTGTGGTTTTGATAATATTGAactaattcaaacttgattagAAATGAAATTACCTTATATGGCGATCTAATATTGAATCGGCCATCAGAGGAAGAGAAAGTGATAGATCTTTCACTGTAAAATGCAACTTTCTCAGAAGAAATAAATAGCAATCCAGCAATCGGACCAGAAGTTGTTGATAAATAACATTGTGAAGCATTCAACAATATTTCGTTTTCTCGCAATCCAAACACTTGCTTGAAAATATTTTCCCTCCCTCCTTGTTGAATAATCCTTTTCCCCAAACTCAGCTTCCCCTTCACTGTCTCTGAAAACGTCGTCCCCATCTTCactgcaattttatttttcccaaaaaatatatatatatattagtgtcacatttgtgtgtgtgtgtgtatatatatatatatatatattgttattcaTGCGGTAACAGTACTATTAAAAatggattcgaattgaattaaatctaaataaGAGTTTATTTTAGCTCAATTTGCTCCAACTGGTAGTACAATAACAccagaaagagagaaaagttgTCCAAGTAAAAGGGGAAACAAAATcattaaaggagaaaaaaaatattgacaaGTGGAGTTTTGGTGGGGTAATACAATTGAGACATTGATTTTGATGTTTttcaactcaaactta
This sequence is a window from Mangifera indica cultivar Alphonso chromosome 20, CATAS_Mindica_2.1, whole genome shotgun sequence. Protein-coding genes within it:
- the LOC123204154 gene encoding putative GEM-like protein 8; translated protein: MKNHGDVVVAEDDDNDDVEEEIEDDKYLKSFESSPERFSSTSEPIFSFPTPSFSSSSCATPTFKTSKEEKMMSEVKKIDRKSDSFAYRIFDHVKMGTTFSETVKGKLSLGKRIIQQGGRENIFKQVFGLRENEILLNASQCYLSTTSGPIAGLLFISSEKVAFYSERSITFSSSDGRFNIRSPYKVMIPIRKIKNVHESENLNKPEQKYIEIVTVDDFEFWFMGFFCYEKAFKKLKKAIAKANCETTDEQI
- the LOC123204765 gene encoding 21 kDa seed protein-like; translation: MKTPLLTISILLFAFIAKPSSGGMTDNESEKPVLDSSGDNVVTAAEYFFLPAIPNPDCGGLNLYDGRNKTCPLIDVIQEQVEMLKGLPVKFSYAREEEKEVVYASTDINIKFSAAERLCSQETVWKVNAYDNGTGQWFITNDGISGNPGAETLENWFKIERLGLNVYKLTHCPSVCDSCVTLCSGIGVYTVDGVRRLALSHSPLALALVRTNFNETD